TAAAGATGACGGCAACATCTTCAACATGCGAGACCTGCCACTCCGGCACTGCGAGGGAGACGCCATACATCCTAGGCCTTGCATTTGATTCGCCTTCAAAGATGTCTATTTGCGGCAGGGTGCGCAGGGACTGGGGGTCTATTAGGTCGAAAATTGCAGTCGAGCGGCACTTGAATACAACAATAGGTATGTCCTTAATTCCAGTATTTATCGGAATTTCCGTGGGGTAGAAATCCGCACCCCATATGCCTTGGTCAGGTGAATATATGATTTCGCCGCTGTCAGGATCAAGACGATAAGCCGCCACGGACATCTTTCTGGGTGGGCCAGGATATGTGGTCAGCGGCGCAACTCCTGGGAAGCTAAACCTTGCCTCCTTATCCACAGTTCCGATCATGTTCCCGCGAACACCCATAAGGGTCTTGTTTAAATGAACATGTCTAACTATTACTAATGTGTTTGGCACGGGTGTGTTTGGGATGAAGCTTTTCTTCAGGTTCAAGATTAGAACTTGGCCCTGCAGCCTGGCGAAGCCGCCCTGAAGCGTCATTCGAGCGAAGTTTGACGGCTCGGTGATTGGAAACTTAGGCACATCCACAGCCTCAGGGCTATTAGTGTCATGCAGTATATGATAAAAAAGACAGGCAAGCAGTCTAGTTTGCTGGACAAGATTTGCTACGTTTACTTTCTCGGCAACATCAAACGGCGTATCTACAAGTGCGCGGCCATCATCTGTGCTTACAAATGATATCCCTCTAGCTCCTGCAAGCGTGACTGCCTCCGCATCAAGGGCGATTTTGCCTGGAATGAAGTTTCGCCAGTTCTTTCCTGCAATTGGGTTCACGCCGTCTGCAAAGGCTTTTGCAGGGTCAAAGCCAAGTACAGCTCCTATTTTTTCTGTGTTCTCGCGGCAGACTCTGGCAATATCGGAAAACTTATTCTGAATATCTTCCCTGCAATCATAGAAATAGCCCTTGTAGAAAACGCCAACTCCCTTTGTCTGGCTCGATAGGTCCAGCCCAACAAATAGATAAATTTGGGGCGGCTTTCGGACAGTCCGATGGGCCATTCCGGGGATGATTCGAGAGAACCATGCGGCCATTTTCTCGCGGGTGCCCGGCCGCTGGAACTCATGAAGGTGGCGGTCAACATATTCACGGATACCCTGCAGACTTTGGAAGTGAGCACTGGTCGCTATGAACCAAACAGTTCTACCAGGCGGATGCTTTTTAAATATTCGCGCCAGCTCGAGCATCGAGGCAATGCCACAGGCATTCTCCGCACCCGGCGATAAAGAAGGAACTACCGAGGTCGAGTCATAATAGGATTCGATTATTATAATCTGATTTTTAAGCTTCGGGTCGGTACCTTTAATGACGCCTGAAATATTATAAGTCGTCCGACGCTCCCACGGCATACGACACTTGACACGCACCACAGGGGGCCGATTCACCGCACAAAGTGCCTGAAGTGATGCTGCATCTGCCTTCGATATCCAGAATCTAGGGATGGAAACAGGGATGGAGATGAATTTGGCTTCAGCTTCGCCGCGCATCGTGCTGTCAGGCTCAATGAAAATGACTGCCTTGGCACCTAGCCTCGGAGCATTAAGCCACTCAGAGCCGGAGTTAAAGTCCAACATGACGATGCTTCCGTCAACATCATATCCGTCAAACTCTGCGAGCTTTCCTGAGCCAGCGTAAATTAATTGCCCTGTTATGCCCTCTTTAGGAAGTTGTGATGTCCGTACAAGATTGGGCCATATTGGATAAAGACGGTAGGACTTTCCATTGAATTCAAGGGATGCACCTTTATCAACGGGGACGGCAACCTTAAAGGGCTCAACCTTGATATCCTCAAGCCCCAATTTTTTGAATTCGTTTAACACATATTGCGTTGCCGCATCACAGCCTGGATAACCGGCAACACGGGACTCTTGTGCCGATAGAGTATTGATCGTCCGGGCAATATTAGCAGCGCTTACTTCGCCTGCAAGCTTTTGATAGTTTGCAGCTAGAACCGGATCTACTTTGGTCTGCTCGGCAGCGTAGGATACGGATAAGATTAGAAAGCAAAACAGGAAAACTAAGGAGACAGTCCTTCGCACAGACATTCCGCTTTCCTTTCTACAACTAAGCTTCAGTGCATCTGAAGCGCCAGAATTATAGCACACCAATATAGGCAAAATCAACAGATAGCCAAGGGTTTCGTTAACTGCTAGCACTGCCACTAGAAAAAGCTATCGGAACGCCTAAATATCGCTCACTTACTCGACAAATATCGTCCCTCGTAACGGCTCTAATTTTGCTGGCGTACTCTGTGTCGTACTGATAACCAAGGCCCATTATCTCGTACCAGCCAAGGTAGAACGCTCGGTCTCGTACTCTTTCGTGCTTAACGGCGTACGTCCCTATCAAATATCGCTTTGCCCTTTCAAGGTCATCATCGGTGAATAATCCCTCTTTAAGTCTTGCCACTTGCTGGAGGATGGCATCCTTTGCAGTATCTATAACCTGCTGAGTCGCCCGACCTGAATCCATCCCCACAAAAGCTACTATGTGGCTTGGCCCTCGCAGGCTCGGATAGAAGCTTCCCACTTGGTAGCCTATTCCTAGTTCTTCTCGGAGCCTGCGAAATAGCATAGAACTTTTATTGCCGCCAAGCATAACGTTCGCCACTGCCAATGCTGGATAATCAGGCGATGCCATGCCTGCTGTAGGGAAACCAAGCATCAAGTATGTTGCAGGCCCAACAGTTTTGACGACGAATTTGCCTTCAACCGGTGAGTCCCACTTTTGGGCGCCTTCGCTCCTTTGAACAAAGGGCATATTGCTAAAAAGTTTATGCACCTGTTCAGAAACTTTCTCAAAGGAGACCTTTCCAGCAATAGAGATTACTATGTCATTTGGCGCTACACAAAGCCTATGGAAAGCTTCAAGCTGTTCTCGTGATACTCTGCCAATGGCTTGAGGGTCT
This sequence is a window from Armatimonadota bacterium. Protein-coding genes within it:
- a CDS encoding pitrilysin family protein, with amino-acid sequence MYIRLIIIAIIVTFVFNFQVSAANQPAVKTIFSNGLVLIVKPEPKASTVAIEIFIRMNVSGEDKATQGLGHLFAGSILGGTKSRSPGKVARLFSEVGGSFHAVWQWDYLEIYGVTVPEMCNEALALLADSVRKPAFYPEIVEYSRSVVLKQAKAFESEPFNATYAELRKSLYPAGPYRHAFIGDPQAIGRVSREQLEAFHRLCVAPNDIVISIAGKVSFEKVSEQVHKLFSNMPFVQRSEGAQKWDSPVEGKFVVKTVGPATYLMLGFPTAGMASPDYPALAVANVMLGGNKSSMLFRRLREELGIGYQVGSFYPSLRGPSHIVAFVGMDSGRATQQVIDTAKDAILQQVARLKEGLFTDDDLERAKRYLIGTYAVKHERVRDRAFYLGWYEIMGLGYQYDTEYASKIRAVTRDDICRVSERYLGVPIAFSSGSASS